The Mastacembelus armatus chromosome 14, fMasArm1.2, whole genome shotgun sequence genomic interval AAATCATCAGTTTTGGTAAAACTGCAGCTCAGGAAaccataaacacaaacattgttAACTACTTagaatataataatattgtCTTGGTaagtttattatttcagttaACGTCTGGGGTTAAAATTTGCCCTAATTCAGTCTTAACTGACCTGTTGTCTCTCTAAGAATCCAATAGTAGGTAATAATATGCTTTTACTGACAATCATTTTATTAGTAGCAGTGGTAGAATTAATAGTTAACATGGACAACATAAAATCCATGAATATGTTTTTTAGTGATCCATACTGAAGGCTGAatctgaaaatactgaaaaaatatacaaatatactgCCTTTAAGTCATCAAAGTTTTAGCTGTAATAGTTCAAATGCAAGCATAAGAAATATGTAAAAAGTTTATTAAAATAGGAGTAACTTGTGTTATAACTGGCCACTAGAGAGGTATGTGTTGCTGTTCCAGTCCTTACTTTAGGTGTGCTCATTAGTAAATGTGTTATATTTGATAGTTAATATTTTTGGATTATGTTTTGTTCCCATTTAGCAGTTCccatttttcatgtctttacatttttcacatctCTGTGctcatctgtgcatgtgtcacATTTAggttattgtttaaaaatatgcaaTTAGTATCATTATTCTTAGTAACTTACTATTACCATCTGACAAAACAATTTACAAACAAGCAGTGCTTGTATTATTACTGCTTCCCTCGATGAAAACACACTTTGGCCAAAATATACAATAGTATGATGAAACTGCACCGCATACTGTTCCAGAGTTTGTCCTGAGGGTTTAGCACGCTCTTTCCAAGCTCAGTACCAGACAGCATTTTTCTCCAAGTCTAAATTGAAACAAGCTGACTATACCTATCTGATCTCATATAAAGTGCTTGGATTTTTAGTATTATAAAGGAttcatatctatctatctatctatctatctatctatctatctatctatctatctatctatctatctatcaatatTTCATGTAGGTTGTCCCACTTGTGGCTGTAGCGTTAGCTTTTATCTTGCCGCTGCGCGATCACGTGGTTCACGTATGCTTCAATAGTTTCAAACAAACCCTGAGGGACAGACTTCAGGGAGACTATGAGACAGACCAGCAGCAATTCCGTTATTATAAGGTAAGtattaaaataaaccaaatcatttttacactttaactATGATTCTGAAGTGGCAGAGTGACAACAGTAACGTTACAGTTgtattagtttttgttttttcgaGGGAAGTGTACGTCTTAGCGGCATATAcaggctaatgttagcattCCTTACCGCCATTAGCTACTCTGCATGTAGCGGTTACTTCTCCAGCAGTAATATTTGGGAATTATAATACTCCATTGTTTTTGGCCTTACTAGGCATTACTTATTATTGGCTTCCTAAGATCTGCCTAAATTCCTTACCAACATTGTCGAAGATATGTCAaccttttgtgttgtgtgttagcATCTGTCCTGTCCAGTTCTTTCAATGATGCAAAGGTAGCCATCCCAAGCCCACCACACGTCCTTTGTATTTTAATgctaaaaaacattaaaataagatgCATAACCACGTATCAAATATATAGAATAGTTAATAGTTAAGAAtagctttaaatgaaaaaagtaagCTTGGTCAATTGTGCAAAGCAGGACCCAACAGCACCATGTCACTAAGTTCTAAAACTTAGATCAGTATAgatcttgaaaataaaatttatcaTCACTAGAGATGTTGGTGAAGGATAATGTAGTTTGTCTGGGAGAATTTCACATTAGTGAAGTATGACTACAATTTCCAAGACTTAATAAATGCCCAACCACAGTAGAGCAGGCCTCTTTATGCAAATCAGTGGCTCCACTTCTGGCCAgtatttcctctttttaagaagtaTAATTAATGTGATTTGTGTGCTTGTGGAAAAAATGATGTCAGGTCTTGCAGATGCCCTTCAGGAGCACaaaccagtgtttgtgtgttacatttttaaGGTTAGGCCTCCTTGTGGGAACCGCCAACCTATGCCAAGGAAGAGCAGAAGCTGAACAATTTCCACATGTGATGCCTTCACCGCATCCTCGGCATCAGCTGGAACAGCAAAGTGCCCAGCAACCAGGTCCTGGCCCATGCTGGCCGCCCCACCACGTACATGATGCTTAGACAATGCGGACTGCGCTGGCTTGGTCCTGTGGTGTACTGAAGATGGTCAGATCCCCAAGGACATTTTCTACAGTGAACTGGCTTCCGGCAAAAGACCCGAAGGTAAATACAATTGCTCTTTAATAATGCAAAGTTAATTTTGATCTAATTATTGATTAATGAATGGAATAATGAGTAGAATACCCACTGATTAAAATAATCCATAGGTGCAGGTCTAAAAACAGAATCCACAGCCTTTAAATACTAGTTTTAGGCCAAATATCAGCTGCAATTTCCAGTTTCAAAATAGGCCTTTTTGTGTGCACAGCAGCCCCGGTCAGTTTCATAATTAATTTGCTTAATTTAATTCATCCATTGATTCATTAAAAAGGTGCAGCAGAGATGCTTCCACTctaaaacaactaaaacaacTTCTGACTAAAATCAGAAATAGTTTTCTCAATTCATTGAACTGTTTTTACTCCATCCATCTTTTAATTTTTCACACtttcttgcttttattttgcttctgtGGTGTAGGATCTGTTGGTGATGTTTCACCCATACTCAAAAGGGAGCATTTAATCAAGTAAAGGCCTCTGTTTTCCCTGTATTCACAGCTTAGTCTTGACAAGTCTCTAACACAGAACATGCACAGTGACATCATGCAATATAAACCATGATCACAGAAGGGACAGGAAAAGAGCCAGAAAACAGACTGTGGGGACACAAAGGGAGGAAATTACTGATACTAGTGAGACACATGTAGCTGGTCCATATATAACTTTTAGTTATAATTAACAGGTATATCGaatttgtacatttgtgttttcattttatgcaaATTTATATTGTACTATACTTCTACTTCTTCCACTACTATATTCAAAGACTTTTTTTCAAAGTCTGAAAACCAGCCCCCTCACAAACGCCCTTTGATCAAAAGtcataaatgaaataaaaatacattttatttgtaagaAAACGTGctcatatataaacacacaagaaCATATTTCCACTTAAAAAGTGAAACTGATCTAAAATAAATTGTATTGTTAGCTTTGAATAATAGCATTGTTTCTATCAACTACTGTAAATGTTGGTAAGATCACTGCAATTACAAAACTATGTTAATACTGGATTTTCTCAGATTCATCTGATTCACAGAGGTACTTTTTTCAGATTTCACTTTGTTGAAtagcaaaatattaaaatcacaaatgatACACTTGGCATGCAaacctacacacaaacaatgtctttccccttctttttcttcatttctgttttttatttcaaagttATACTTAATGTGTTTCCAGGCCTCATACAGTAAATCACCTCCCTGCCATTGTAGCTTGGACCCTTTTCACAGATTTGCTTTCCTCATCAGTCAGCTCAGAAGTCTCCAGCAGAGGATCACTGAATGACAAGTGAAATACAATTTAGCTTGTAGTTAGATTTACCAAGACAACCTAATTCATATAATAAATCGAAAACATGTGAGCTTGTCCTTTATCAGAACTCTTTCCTTTTCCAACCTCTGATTGTTTCCGGGCATCTGTCTTTGGACTGTTTAAGAAGGGGAACTGGATTGTTCTATTTTCTGAAATTATAGGATTTTACATAGACatttttgagtttttcttttttgtctcactGACACTGATTTTAGTTTAGCAGATGATGTAATTTACATGCCTCAGTATAACTGCAAAGAATAGCAATGAGGATATAGCTGATCTTCAGGTTTTCCACAGAAAGTTAGTGCGCGTGGTGTCCTGGTATTGATACATGCATGTGTTCTTGATATCATGATTACTCACACAGTCAGATACCAGTGGCATCTCAGGAGAACACTGCATTGTCTTTTGTAACACATAACAGATTACTGTATGTGTCCCAAGTACATCTGTGTGAGGTTTTTTAGTTTCTTCAACAAGAACATTCGTATCTTAACAACATTAAGTCTTCTTGAATAGAAGATTTTCTCATTTGCCCTCTGGTCCTGTGGAAAATTGGTCTCTCAGCCTCACCAAAAAAATGTCAGCTGTAATCCTGCTTCCAAAACATCCATTAATCATACAATGTTGGGATGTGAACAAGGgctgctgctggaaaatgtCTGGGAAATAAAGTGCCCATAGACAACTCAGGGAAAGATGCTAATTGTTGATCTTTGCTTTACTCTGaatttaaatctgtaaaatatgttCATATCATATGTGGATCATCTGGGGGTGGAACAGTGTTTAGCACTACTTGTGGGTAGTTTGCATGTACtatccatgtctgtgtgggttttctgtgGGAGCTCtggctttctcccacagtccaaacacaggcAGGTTAGGTTATTTCTGACTTCAATTTGTGAGAAAATGACAGTATATAATCAAAATTGTTATTGTCAAAATAGTAATTGATTTTGAAAGAGAAGGACTATAttaactacattatattttaaattgctAAATCAATCAACTGAGTGCTTCTTAAATAAGAGGTACAAATAAGATACTGGAACAACGTCAGATTATGATAATATCTGGGCAATAAGACTGATTGATCTGGTTTGTGATGATTGGATGATTGGTTCTATACTTTTATTATGAAGTGAATGTGgatgcaatttccccattgcgggacaaatacaggttttcttattcttatgtAAAACAGCAGAATATTGTCAATTAGATGAGACTCATTATATGAATTAAAAGTACTACAGTATATAACAAAAATTTGTCAAGATGTAGTTAGGAATAgattttgaaacagaaaaagatacCAGATGTacttttcagagaccagtcgtgtttttcagagaccagtcgtgtttttcagagaccagtcatatttttcatagaccagtcgtatttttcagggCTAGAattatttttcagagaccagacaTATTTTAAGACCAGTTGTAGTTTTctggaccagtcgtatttttcagaacTAGAcctatttttcagagaccataCATGTTTTTTATGCACCAGACGGATTTTTCAGGCACCAGGTGTACTTTTCAGACACATACGTATTTTCaagagaccagtcgtatttttcttGACCGGTCATATTTTTCTCGACCAGTTGTATTTTCCAGAAGTAGACTTACTTTTCAGAGagcagtcgtatttttcaggaCCAGACTTATTTTTCAGGACAAGCCGTATTTTTCAAGCCCAGACGTATTTTTCTggaccagacatatttttcagtgacaagATGTATTTTTCTGGACCACACATATCTTTAAGAGtccagacatatttttctggatgcgtttttttatcttttaaaccACACTTAATTTTCAGagaccagacatatttttcatacaCCAGatatatttttcagagaccagtccTATTTTTCATAGACCACTTGTATACCAGACCTATTCTTCtggaccagatgtattttttcaGGACCAAATTTTCCCCATGTATGATGTAAAAAGTATTTGCAAATCAGCTGGAGGAGAATGGAGGCCCAGGACAGTTTATTCCATGACAAATCTCATCCTGCCATCTCAGTTCCAAGCTCTCCCATACAGCAAGTGAATTAACATGTTGTGACTAAGAGTCCAAAGGCAGTATCTGTAATTTACACACTTATCATAACATttattactttactttactacCTGCTGTTTTAAGGATTCATGATGTGTTCAGGGACACTACTATTTTAGTACTGAATTAGGAGGTGACTTGACAGATACCATCACAACCTCTGCTATTTGAAATTGcgtgctttacagaaataaaatgatagCTCAGGATCACTTTGTAAACAACATTTAATTTGCCCACCAGGACACTGAGTAGACATTGCAGGAAACCTTTCcccattatattttatagtttgGGTATTTAACAgtgaattgaaaacaaaaaagcacaaaccTACTCAGCCAAGCCAAAAGAAGAATACAATGTCATACATCTTATGAAACAACGTCAGTCTGAATAAATAGAAGTTGCCATTACTGTATTTAAAGGGCTATTTTTGTTACAGTCTGCACAAGCCATTTCATTTGTCAGCAGAGTTTTGAATCAGTTAACAACGGAGGGATGTCTGACTCATGCCTCTCAGAGTGATCTATGCAGCCCTGCACATGTCCTTTTAAGCTGGAAGCAGTCAGCAGAGAGATGAGCCACCTCTCCCCCATGCAATTTgggaattatttttttatctttctttggCTCTAATCAACACTATCTCCATGCagcacacatccacacagatcACTGCTGATTTCTACTTATTTTTCTTACAGAcctattttttgtttaattggTTATGATTTATACATAATAAATCTTTAATAAGCCAATTCCTCGTGCGTCCTATGCATTTTGTTGCAGCCTATGAGCTGCGCTGTGACATTAGGAATAgattttgaaacagaaaaaggaatATATTTGCTATTTTTTAAGTGCTAAAACAATCAACAGACAGGTTCATAAAGAGGTACAATTAGATACCttaatatgtatgtttttgtttaaatgcagTGCTTTAGAGAACCTACTGTAGCATAATTCTAAAATAAATTTACCTCAGTGTTGCTTGTCTTTGGTCTTTCTACTACTTCTGCAGCTTAGAAACCTGCAACTGGCCAAAACAGAGAGCAGCAGTACTAATGCAGGAGTCATCAGTACTAACAGTACATCTAAACAGTAGTATGAGTACCAGGGCATCTTATAAGCCTCTGTACGCAGGTGTGAAGCCCCTTTGTGACGCATTACGTATTCCACCCAGAAGATGGCCTGATCCATGGGTGATATTGGCTGATCTCTGTGTAACCGTGACAGTCTTTGCATGTTCTGCCTGTAGCTCTCTTGATGGAGCACTTCCATAAGCCCTTGCTCAAAACTGTCTCTGTTAACATCACCTAACTGAATGATCTTTCCAGCCCCTCTCGCCTGCAAACGAAGAAGGTTGTCATATTGGTCAAAAAACAAGGGTATGCCAAGCACAGGGACCCCGTGGTAAATAGCCTCCTGGACCCCATTGGTCCCTCCATGAGCTACGAAGACTTTGGTCTGTGGGTGGCCCAGCAGGTCCTTCTGAGGCATCCAGTCCACTATCAGGGTGTTGTTACCCAAAGTAGAGGGGTGCACCCCTTTGTGTCTCCATATCACCTGAACAAACCAAACAGAATTATTCATTTACTGCATACTGTACTTATGCACCAACTGACATACAGCATAATGATGTCATTATTGAAATTATGCAATAATGGCCGTTAAGTTCTTCTTACCTCGCAACTGTAAACTAagcagtaatttatttattttcagagcaAATTTCAAGAAACTTTTGATGCTGTACATCACAAATTAAACAGAAGAGCAATCCATCTATTGCCTATATCCATTTGTTAGGGTCATTAGGCAGCCTCAGGCTGCCATTTTGTCATAAGTCTATATggttttttaatttcatatgtTCATTGTATTCATTAACTGATTTATTCACTTTTCATCTTTTATCAGTTTCtctatttaaaattttatattgattttaatttgCTTCATTTCATGATGAATGGGTAACTGCAATAGTAGCAGTAATACTAGTAATAGTATTATAGTAAtactactagtagtagtagtataagTTTCTTAGGGTCAAATAGCCATTTGAGTTGTGGAAATTTCTGACTTACGGAGCATGTTTTACCTTCTGAGGCATTTTAGCGAAGATGCTGGCAATTTCTTCTGAAATCTCTTTCGGCAAAGCATTCACCAAAGTTCCCAGAGTCATGATGATTACTCCATGTTCCCCAGAACTCTGAACGAAGGCCTCCAGGTCTGCTGGCAGAGGTTGGGCTGGTTTGCACTGGAACCCTCCTATGTAGACAACATTTGGCATCGTAGGCCGAGGGAATTCAAACACAAAATCTGACCTGAACAGCCAAATATCTGCTTCCTGAAGAAGCGAGATGATTTCACATCCACCcttgatatattttttacagaTGGCATCATAGCTTGGCCCCACCATGAATTTCTGCTGCAGCACTAGTATGCTGTAGAAGAACAAGTTTTTGACCCTCTCCATGAAATCCATTTTGTCTGTTAATCCTGACCCTGGCATTGGGATGTAAGAAAGCGGTGAGGGGGCAATTGCAGAATGACCTTCTCCAGAGGTGATCCAACGAACATTAAGCACCATGGGCAGTTTGAGGTACTTGGCGAGTACAACCCCTGATGCTATGGCTGGATCAGTGAGAACAAGATCATACTGGGACTCTATTAAACCTCTGACCATATTTTCATCATTGAAAATTTGAACAAGGGCATCACACCACAATGAATGGGCCTGAGAAATCATAGAAAGGAAATCCTTGGTGAGTTTAAAGAAAGTAAGCGCCGAAGCCCCCTCTCTTTGTGCCTGAAAAAAAGTTTAGAAAAAAGAggtaaaactattttaaaaggTAATTATCTTGATACCCAAATGAGTGAATGACCTATATGCATCATCTACAATGACATACCCTCATTTGTTCATTGAGATACACATCAAAAAAGTTCTCTAATCCAACGTCCATTTGAATTGTTATCGATGTGTAGAGAGGAGACTTTTCTGCAATGTACCAG includes:
- the ugt5d1 gene encoding UDP glucuronosyltransferase 5 family, polypeptide D1 isoform X2, whose protein sequence is MPVNVGGIFVFLSVCLISFTPLCHGGNILVFPLDGSHWVNMKILLEELHARGHSITVIRSSTSWYIAEKSPLYTSITIQMDVGLENFFDVYLNEQMRAQREGASALTFFKLTKDFLSMISQAHSLWCDALVQIFNDENMVRGLIESQYDLVLTDPAIASGVVLAKYLKLPMVLNVRWITSGEGHSAIAPSPLSYIPMPGSGLTDKMDFMERVKNLFFYSILVLQQKFMVGPSYDAICKKYIKGGCEIISLLQEADIWLFRSDFVFEFPRPTMPNVVYIGGFQCKPAQPLPADLEAFVQSSGEHGVIIMTLGTLVNALPKEISEEIASIFAKMPQKVIWRHKGVHPSTLGNNTLIVDWMPQKDLLGHPQTKVFVAHGGTNGVQEAIYHGVPVLGIPLFFDQYDNLLRLQARGAGKIIQLGDVNRDSFEQGLMEVLHQESYRQNMQRLSRLHRDQPISPMDQAIFWVEYVMRHKGASHLRTEAYKMPWYSYYCLDVLLVLMTPALVLLLSVLASCRFLSCRSSRKTKDKQH
- the ugt5d1 gene encoding UDP glucuronosyltransferase 5 family, polypeptide D1 isoform X1 gives rise to the protein MGTMPVNVGGIFVFLSVCLISFTPLCHGGNILVFPLDGSHWVNMKILLEELHARGHSITVIRSSTSWYIAEKSPLYTSITIQMDVGLENFFDVYLNEQMRAQREGASALTFFKLTKDFLSMISQAHSLWCDALVQIFNDENMVRGLIESQYDLVLTDPAIASGVVLAKYLKLPMVLNVRWITSGEGHSAIAPSPLSYIPMPGSGLTDKMDFMERVKNLFFYSILVLQQKFMVGPSYDAICKKYIKGGCEIISLLQEADIWLFRSDFVFEFPRPTMPNVVYIGGFQCKPAQPLPADLEAFVQSSGEHGVIIMTLGTLVNALPKEISEEIASIFAKMPQKVIWRHKGVHPSTLGNNTLIVDWMPQKDLLGHPQTKVFVAHGGTNGVQEAIYHGVPVLGIPLFFDQYDNLLRLQARGAGKIIQLGDVNRDSFEQGLMEVLHQESYRQNMQRLSRLHRDQPISPMDQAIFWVEYVMRHKGASHLRTEAYKMPWYSYYCLDVLLVLMTPALVLLLSVLASCRFLSCRSSRKTKDKQH